Proteins from a genomic interval of Actinoalloteichus hymeniacidonis:
- a CDS encoding GOLPH3/VPS74 family protein has translation MTWTLPQRMFLLSYDLDRSKLDSESVLVRGQLMRAAAVAQLTIDGLLVDDDGKAVRNTVEPPADAFLAEVLDHVSAKPRKWFALVDRHWHTSENTVRDQLAESGAITIHRSRTLGVFPTTQIILDNTAPVAALRETVRNVVLLGQDPTTVALPEVVLAVLAVEGDVCCVFTRKERREHKRTIAGLTEYVDEVLPGLRRALVLSMAARRAGAA, from the coding sequence ATGACGTGGACCCTGCCCCAACGAATGTTCCTGTTGAGCTACGACCTGGACCGCAGCAAGCTCGATTCCGAGAGCGTGCTGGTTCGGGGTCAGCTGATGCGCGCCGCCGCCGTGGCCCAGCTGACCATCGACGGACTGCTCGTCGACGACGATGGCAAGGCCGTGCGCAACACCGTCGAACCGCCCGCCGACGCGTTCCTCGCCGAGGTGCTGGACCACGTCTCGGCGAAACCACGGAAGTGGTTCGCGCTGGTGGATCGCCATTGGCACACCTCGGAGAACACGGTGCGGGACCAGTTGGCGGAGTCGGGGGCCATCACCATCCACCGCAGTCGGACGCTCGGGGTCTTCCCGACCACCCAGATCATCCTCGACAACACCGCGCCGGTCGCAGCGCTGCGCGAGACGGTGCGCAACGTGGTGTTGCTCGGACAAGACCCCACCACGGTCGCGCTGCCCGAGGTCGTGCTGGCGGTGCTCGCCGTCGAAGGCGACGTCTGCTGTGTGTTCACCCGCAAGGAGCGCCGGGAGCACAAGCGGACGATCGCGGGGCTGACCGAGTACGTCGACGAGGTCCTGCCCGGTCTGCGTCGGGCGTTGGTGCTGTCCATGGCCGCGCGGCGAGCGGGCGCGGCCTGA
- a CDS encoding sensor histidine kinase — protein MSWRPWPRGLRARLLIAFVTVTVLGAAAAAWASAGAASNALVVSTEDRITENIAGQIAAIAPTLTFPPDQADLDRLRLAVGADTMVRHEDLASMAGSGPDLITGELRNAVRTGNRIVTQRVDADDRPWLLVGMPVMTTSPDGTRTASGIEVYTARDLSDVEQEIHALAGSAAGTAAVVLLPATLLALLAARSVLRPVRTLRDTARRLASGDLDARSAPRGTDELAELTATVNEMAEAVQTSMARMQRMQDDARRFAADVSHELRTPLSTLTAVVEVLATTADGMEDDARESAQLAITETHRLVRLVEDLMAVSRFDAGTAVLHPEEVDLAVVVRDCLRARDWLDRIDVQIPTGIRLRLDRRRLDVIVANLAGNALRHGADPVRLRAWAGADQVWIEVVDSGAGLPEQVLPQVFDRFYKADAARTRTPGSGLGLAIALENARLHGGDLTAGNADGGGARFLLRLPRLEEEL, from the coding sequence ATGAGTTGGCGACCGTGGCCCCGGGGCCTGCGGGCCCGGCTGCTGATCGCCTTCGTGACGGTGACCGTCTTGGGGGCGGCCGCGGCGGCGTGGGCGAGCGCCGGAGCGGCGAGCAACGCCCTGGTCGTCTCGACCGAGGATCGGATCACCGAGAACATCGCGGGCCAGATCGCCGCCATCGCACCCACCCTGACCTTTCCGCCCGATCAGGCCGATCTCGATCGACTGCGTCTCGCCGTCGGCGCCGACACGATGGTGCGGCACGAGGACCTCGCTTCCATGGCGGGCAGCGGCCCGGATCTGATCACCGGAGAGCTCCGCAACGCCGTCCGCACCGGGAACCGGATCGTCACCCAGCGGGTCGACGCCGACGACCGACCCTGGCTGTTGGTCGGCATGCCCGTCATGACCACCTCCCCGGACGGAACGCGCACGGCCTCGGGAATAGAGGTGTACACGGCACGCGATCTGAGCGATGTCGAACAGGAGATCCACGCCCTGGCCGGATCGGCCGCAGGCACCGCCGCCGTGGTGCTGCTGCCCGCGACCCTGCTGGCCCTGCTGGCCGCCCGCAGTGTGCTGCGCCCGGTGCGCACGTTGCGCGATACCGCTCGTCGCCTCGCCTCCGGCGACCTCGACGCGCGATCGGCGCCGAGGGGCACCGATGAACTGGCGGAGCTGACGGCCACCGTCAACGAGATGGCCGAGGCCGTGCAGACCTCCATGGCGCGGATGCAGCGGATGCAGGACGACGCCAGACGATTCGCCGCCGACGTCTCCCACGAACTCCGCACCCCGCTGAGCACCTTGACGGCGGTGGTGGAGGTGCTGGCCACCACCGCCGACGGGATGGAGGACGACGCCAGGGAGTCGGCTCAGCTGGCGATCACCGAGACCCACCGGCTGGTGCGGCTCGTCGAGGATCTGATGGCCGTGTCCCGCTTCGACGCGGGAACCGCCGTGTTGCATCCCGAGGAGGTCGACCTGGCGGTCGTCGTGCGGGACTGCCTGCGCGCCCGCGATTGGCTGGATCGCATCGACGTCCAGATCCCGACGGGAATCCGGCTGCGGCTGGATCGACGCAGGCTCGATGTCATCGTGGCCAATCTGGCAGGCAACGCCCTACGGCACGGCGCCGATCCGGTGCGCCTACGGGCCTGGGCAGGTGCCGACCAGGTGTGGATCGAGGTCGTCGACAGTGGTGCCGGCCTGCCGGAGCAGGTTCTGCCCCAGGTGTTCGACCGGTTCTACAAGGCCGACGCCGCCCGAACCCGGACCCCGGGCAGCGGGCTCGGGCTCGCGATCGCCTTGGAGAACGCCCGGCTGCATGGCGGTGACCTCACCGCGGGCAACGCCGACGGCGGTGGTGCCCGATTCCTGTTGCGGCTACCGCGTCTGGAGGAGGAGCTGTGA
- a CDS encoding response regulator transcription factor → MAALLLIEDDPLVRRGMQLALRRHGHDVRTADTGEAGLREFATTPPDLVVLDLMLPGIDGFEVCRRIRAAGEVPVIMLTARGDDFDVVGGLAAGADDYVVKPVQPTVLDARIRAVLRRSNGPHDGVRAHRDLHIDTVALTVSLRGAPVSLTPTEFRLLLTLSRAPGRVFGRQQLLEEVWEHHYLGDSRLVDNCVQRLRAKIEISPARPEYVQTVRGFGYRFGPV, encoded by the coding sequence GTGGCGGCTCTTCTACTCATCGAGGACGACCCCTTGGTCCGACGCGGCATGCAGCTCGCGCTGCGGCGACACGGTCACGACGTGCGCACCGCTGATACCGGGGAGGCCGGGCTGCGCGAGTTCGCCACAACGCCGCCGGATCTGGTGGTGCTCGATCTGATGCTGCCGGGAATCGACGGATTCGAGGTGTGCCGCCGGATCCGAGCGGCGGGCGAGGTGCCGGTGATCATGCTGACCGCCCGAGGCGACGATTTCGACGTGGTCGGCGGCCTGGCTGCGGGAGCCGACGACTATGTCGTCAAACCCGTGCAGCCGACCGTGCTCGATGCCCGCATCCGTGCGGTGCTGCGCCGCAGCAACGGTCCGCACGACGGCGTTCGAGCGCACCGCGACCTGCACATCGACACCGTGGCCCTGACGGTCTCGCTCCGGGGCGCCCCGGTGTCGTTGACCCCGACCGAGTTCCGGCTGTTGTTGACGCTGTCCCGTGCGCCCGGCCGGGTGTTCGGCAGGCAACAGCTGCTCGAAGAGGTCTGGGAACACCACTATCTCGGTGATTCCCGGCTCGTCGACAACTGTGTGCAGCGGTTACGCGCGAAGATCGAGATCAGCCCGGCGAGACCCGAGTACGTGCAGACCGTCCGGGGCTTCGGCTATCGGTTCGGGCCGGTATGA
- a CDS encoding sensor histidine kinase: protein MIALPKDEQENPSSTRGRLRRLNVISVLAALGPAGILLVAVESQTWVHAAILSAGVAAGLLAAQRWAMGDLERFAVPCLVVTLSVWVAGAFIADAPSASYGTTILAPLVISALPRHRVIATVGFVAFAGLIGLGRLLVTEGDTVRIVVFFAFLPAVIISITTGLMAANRAFMALFEEVEQAREREGEVAVARERARFASDLHDIQGHTLHVVKLKVALAEKLVRVDVDRAAEELREVHALVGDTIKQTKELAYAQRQLNLSAELENAKNLFEAAGIRVRVTRQAEVDPGVSQLLGQVLRETTTNILRHAEAKQVRITLSAGGIVIVNDGAPDEPLPNLRGLATLRERLAGSGGELDVQQQDGSFHTIARFPNLRRTAETEAGKNSR from the coding sequence GTGATCGCGCTGCCCAAGGACGAGCAGGAGAACCCCTCGTCGACACGCGGACGGCTGCGCAGGCTGAACGTCATCAGCGTGCTGGCGGCTCTCGGCCCGGCCGGCATCCTGCTGGTCGCCGTCGAATCCCAGACCTGGGTGCACGCCGCGATCCTGTCGGCGGGTGTGGCGGCCGGGTTGCTCGCGGCTCAGCGATGGGCGATGGGCGATCTCGAGCGCTTCGCGGTGCCGTGTCTGGTCGTCACCTTGTCGGTGTGGGTCGCGGGCGCCTTCATCGCGGATGCGCCGAGCGCCTCCTACGGCACCACCATCCTGGCTCCCCTGGTGATCTCGGCGCTGCCACGCCATCGGGTCATTGCCACGGTCGGGTTCGTGGCCTTCGCGGGCCTGATCGGTCTGGGCAGACTGCTGGTCACCGAGGGGGACACGGTCAGGATCGTGGTCTTCTTCGCGTTCCTTCCTGCTGTGATCATCTCGATCACCACCGGACTCATGGCGGCCAATCGCGCGTTCATGGCGCTGTTCGAGGAGGTCGAGCAGGCCAGGGAGCGGGAGGGCGAGGTCGCGGTCGCCCGGGAACGGGCCCGGTTCGCCAGCGACCTGCACGACATCCAGGGACACACCCTGCACGTCGTGAAGCTCAAGGTCGCCTTGGCGGAGAAGCTGGTGCGGGTGGACGTCGACCGCGCGGCGGAGGAACTGCGGGAGGTGCACGCCCTGGTGGGCGACACGATCAAACAGACCAAGGAACTCGCCTACGCGCAGCGGCAGCTGAATCTCAGCGCCGAGCTGGAGAACGCGAAGAACCTCTTCGAGGCGGCGGGTATCCGGGTGCGCGTCACCCGGCAGGCCGAGGTCGACCCGGGTGTGAGTCAACTGCTCGGCCAGGTCCTCCGCGAGACGACCACCAACATCCTGCGCCACGCCGAGGCCAAGCAGGTCCGGATCACGCTGTCGGCAGGCGGCATCGTCATCGTCAACGACGGCGCGCCTGACGAGCCACTTCCGAATCTGCGCGGGCTTGCCACGCTGCGCGAACGGCTCGCGGGCAGCGGCGGCGAGCTGGACGTGCAACAGCAGGACGGTAGTTTCCACACCATTGCCCGGTTCCCGAACCTGCGCCGCACCGCCGAGACCGAAGCGGGGAAGAACAGCCGATGA
- a CDS encoding ABC transporter ATP-binding protein has protein sequence MTSTPVIDVERLNLKYGDFHAVKDLSFQVSRGELYALLGTNGAGKTSTLEIIEGHRKPTSGTVRVFGQSPRDRVAVRPKMGVMLQESGFSPDLTVKESVALIGKLTQRTDTVDRVLSIVDLTRKASTQVSQLSGGEKRRLDFATAVYGTPELIFLDEPTTGLDIQSRDDLWEAVDKLREDGSTIVLTTHYLEEAQQRADRIGLMHRGSFHQEGTVSELTQTLPAVISFFLPPHTPALPLPAERESDGRFLIKTTDRQRDLYVLLRWALENSVQLRDLEAGPTRLDDVFRSIGSD, from the coding sequence ATGACCTCGACGCCAGTAATCGACGTAGAACGCCTGAATCTCAAGTACGGCGATTTCCACGCGGTGAAGGACCTCTCCTTCCAGGTGAGCAGGGGCGAGCTGTACGCCCTGCTCGGCACCAACGGAGCGGGCAAGACCTCCACCCTGGAGATCATCGAAGGCCACCGCAAGCCGACCTCGGGCACCGTGCGGGTCTTCGGGCAGAGCCCTCGGGACCGGGTGGCCGTGCGCCCCAAGATGGGCGTGATGCTGCAGGAGAGCGGCTTCTCCCCCGACCTGACGGTCAAGGAGTCCGTCGCGCTGATCGGCAAGCTCACCCAGCGCACCGACACCGTCGACCGGGTGCTGAGCATCGTCGACCTCACCCGCAAGGCGAGCACCCAGGTCTCCCAGCTCTCCGGTGGTGAGAAGCGCAGGCTGGACTTCGCCACCGCCGTCTACGGCACCCCCGAGCTGATCTTCCTCGACGAGCCGACCACCGGCTTGGACATCCAGTCCCGAGACGACCTCTGGGAAGCCGTCGACAAGCTGCGGGAGGACGGCAGCACCATCGTCCTGACCACGCACTATCTGGAGGAGGCCCAGCAGCGTGCCGACCGGATCGGCCTGATGCACCGCGGCAGCTTCCACCAGGAGGGCACGGTCTCGGAGCTGACGCAGACGCTGCCCGCCGTCATCAGCTTCTTCCTGCCGCCGCACACGCCCGCGTTGCCGCTGCCCGCCGAACGCGAGAGCGATGGAAGGTTCCTCATCAAGACGACCGACCGGCAGCGAGACCTGTACGTCCTGCTGCGTTGGGCGCTGGAGAACTCCGTGCAGCTGCGGGACCTCGAAGCGGGGCCGACCCGGCTCGACGACGTCTTCCGCTCCATCGGCAGCGACTGA
- a CDS encoding response regulator transcription factor: protein MTTVVLADDEVLLRKAMAALLPLEAEITVLAEAEDGAQAVTATLEHRPDVLVIDLEMPNVDGLGAVAEIRRDRPEQVILMLTRHAKPGVLRKALKLGVQGFVSKSAEPAHIASVIKALHAGKRWIDPDVSALAVVDDCPLTEREIDVLRATSEGYSAADIAKQLHLALGTVRNYLSNAMQKTQTRTRHEAARYARSHNWL, encoded by the coding sequence ATGACGACCGTGGTGTTGGCCGACGACGAGGTCCTACTCCGCAAGGCGATGGCCGCCCTGTTGCCGCTGGAAGCCGAGATCACCGTGCTCGCGGAGGCCGAGGACGGCGCCCAGGCCGTGACCGCCACGCTGGAACATCGCCCCGACGTCCTGGTCATCGATCTGGAGATGCCCAATGTGGACGGACTCGGCGCGGTGGCGGAGATCCGCCGCGACCGGCCAGAGCAGGTGATCCTGATGCTCACCCGACATGCCAAGCCCGGCGTGCTGCGAAAGGCCTTGAAACTGGGAGTCCAGGGCTTCGTCAGCAAGTCGGCGGAGCCCGCGCATATCGCCTCGGTCATCAAGGCGTTGCACGCGGGCAAACGGTGGATCGACCCGGACGTCTCCGCGCTCGCCGTGGTCGACGACTGCCCGCTGACCGAACGCGAGATCGACGTACTGCGGGCGACCTCGGAGGGCTATTCGGCCGCCGACATCGCCAAACAGCTGCACCTGGCCCTGGGCACCGTGCGCAACTACCTGTCCAACGCGATGCAGAAGACCCAGACCAGGACCCGACACGAGGCGGCCCGGTACGCGCGCAGCCACAACTGGTTGTAG
- a CDS encoding MerR family transcriptional regulator — MAWSTRQVAELAGTTVRAVRHYHQVGLLDEPERAANGYKQYGAAHLVRLLRIKRLSDLGFSLAEIAEMGDTDQHPEAALRTLDRELEATIESLRRIRAELSLILQQTAPLDLPPGLVPASVTATLSETDRAMFVVMSRTLPPALFAAYAEVLQRDPVDPMGEEFAQLPADADERTRRMLAERMSAVADALVSLHPALGNRKKLDADNRPRTTQTIETAVRALYNPAQIDVLERIRRGVTTAPHRAPV; from the coding sequence ATGGCGTGGAGCACTCGTCAGGTGGCGGAACTCGCCGGCACGACGGTGCGGGCGGTGCGGCACTACCACCAGGTCGGTCTACTCGATGAGCCCGAACGCGCCGCCAACGGCTACAAGCAGTACGGCGCCGCCCACCTGGTACGCCTGTTGCGGATCAAGCGGCTGAGCGACCTCGGGTTCTCGCTGGCCGAGATCGCCGAGATGGGCGACACCGACCAGCATCCGGAAGCCGCGCTGCGCACGCTGGATCGCGAACTCGAGGCGACCATCGAAAGTCTGCGCCGCATTCGTGCCGAGCTGAGTCTGATCCTGCAACAGACCGCGCCGCTTGATCTGCCACCCGGGCTGGTGCCCGCCTCGGTCACCGCCACATTGTCCGAGACCGACCGCGCCATGTTCGTCGTGATGAGCAGAACGCTTCCGCCCGCACTGTTCGCGGCGTACGCCGAGGTGCTGCAACGCGATCCCGTGGACCCCATGGGCGAGGAATTCGCGCAGTTGCCCGCCGACGCCGACGAGCGCACCCGCCGCATGCTGGCCGAACGGATGAGCGCCGTGGCGGACGCGCTCGTGTCGCTGCACCCCGCGCTGGGGAATCGCAAGAAACTCGATGCGGACAACAGACCGCGCACGACGCAGACCATCGAGACCGCCGTCCGTGCCCTGTACAACCCGGCGCAGATCGACGTGTTGGAGCGCATCCGTCGAGGTGTCACGACCGCACCGCATCGAGCACCGGTCTGA
- a CDS encoding SGNH/GDSL hydrolase family protein yields the protein MSKTPSLVLVLTGLILSTASCAGESTATDTSADLAEADPFTVLLIGDSIAEGAALPLTEAFAQAGARFQSLAAVGGGNVVGPFAEENWAELPTEIAEADADVVLYQLTTYDWGTREEQEAGYERLSTTVTEADAELIFVTAPPIRPDDFYEPHMADLERAPEAARAVAQRSEGRAIVLDAQEVWGAEYSEVREGKPDRNPDGIHLCPQGAARHAQWLLTELADRYPTFAPPPAEEWANSGWSGDDHFGACAGE from the coding sequence ATGTCCAAGACACCCAGCCTCGTCCTCGTTCTGACCGGTCTGATCCTGTCGACCGCATCCTGTGCCGGTGAATCCACCGCGACCGATACCAGCGCCGACCTCGCCGAAGCGGACCCGTTCACCGTGTTGCTGATCGGCGACTCCATCGCGGAGGGCGCGGCATTGCCGTTGACCGAGGCCTTCGCCCAGGCGGGCGCCCGGTTCCAGTCGCTGGCCGCCGTGGGCGGCGGCAACGTCGTCGGCCCGTTCGCCGAGGAGAACTGGGCCGAGCTACCCACGGAGATCGCCGAAGCCGACGCGGACGTTGTCCTCTACCAACTCACCACCTACGACTGGGGAACCCGGGAAGAACAGGAAGCCGGTTACGAACGACTGTCGACCACGGTCACCGAGGCCGACGCGGAACTGATCTTCGTCACCGCGCCCCCGATTCGGCCCGATGACTTCTACGAGCCACACATGGCGGATCTCGAACGCGCCCCGGAGGCCGCACGAGCCGTCGCGCAACGGTCCGAGGGCCGGGCGATCGTGCTCGATGCGCAAGAGGTGTGGGGCGCCGAGTACTCGGAGGTCCGGGAGGGCAAGCCGGACCGCAATCCCGACGGAATCCACCTCTGCCCGCAGGGCGCCGCCCGGCACGCGCAGTGGCTCCTGACCGAGTTGGCGGACCGGTACCCGACTTTCGCGCCGCCGCCCGCCGAGGAGTGGGCCAACAGCGGTTGGTCGGGCGACGACCACTTCGGGGCGTGCGCAGGCGAGTAG